Proteins encoded within one genomic window of Flavobacterium gilvum:
- a CDS encoding DUF6370 family protein, with the protein MKNLLSVALLLTVFFCNAQEKKESLKPQTVEVACGECQFGMKGKGCNLAIRIDGKTYFVDGTKIDDHGDAHAADGFCETIRKAEVTGTIVDNRFKAITFTLLPKKK; encoded by the coding sequence ATGAAAAATCTATTATCAGTTGCATTATTACTTACTGTCTTTTTTTGTAATGCCCAAGAAAAAAAAGAGTCCTTAAAACCTCAAACGGTAGAAGTTGCCTGTGGCGAATGCCAATTTGGAATGAAAGGAAAAGGATGTAATTTGGCAATCCGCATTGATGGAAAAACCTATTTCGTAGACGGGACGAAGATTGATGACCACGGTGATGCTCATGCCGCAGACGGTTTTTGCGAAACCATCAGAAAAGCCGAAGTTACAGGAACCATTGTAGACAACCGCTTTAAAGCAATCACTTTTACCTTGCTTCCGAAAAAGAAATAA
- a CDS encoding Crp/Fnr family transcriptional regulator, with the protein MALILENIAQHVTLNSQEQEFILSKTEIKHYKAKTILLNAGEICKHSYFVNSGVLRSFNINDNIVEHVLSFACSGWWISDMYSLLSQKPGNLFIQVIEDAEVVILSKENQEILYKEIPQLERFFRILIEKSLVAHQERLMDNLSLTAEERFEKFCKKNLDLIQKVPQKQIASYMGVTPEFFSKMKSRLLKK; encoded by the coding sequence ATGGCATTAATCCTAGAAAATATTGCCCAGCATGTGACACTCAATTCTCAAGAGCAGGAATTTATCTTGTCCAAAACCGAAATCAAACATTATAAGGCCAAAACTATTTTGCTTAATGCCGGAGAAATATGCAAACATTCCTATTTTGTCAATTCGGGTGTCCTGAGAAGTTTCAACATCAATGACAATATCGTCGAACATGTTTTGAGTTTTGCCTGTAGCGGTTGGTGGATCAGTGATATGTACAGTTTGCTTTCGCAAAAGCCGGGTAACCTTTTTATTCAGGTAATCGAGGATGCCGAAGTGGTTATATTATCCAAAGAAAATCAGGAAATTTTATACAAAGAAATTCCTCAATTGGAACGTTTTTTCAGAATATTAATCGAAAAATCGTTAGTCGCACACCAAGAACGATTAATGGATAATCTGAGTTTAACCGCCGAAGAGCGCTTTGAAAAATTCTGCAAAAAAAATCTTGATTTAATCCAGAAAGTACCCCAAAAGCAAATTGCCTCTTATATGGGAGTTACTCCAGAATTTTTTAGTAAAATGAAGAGTAGACTTCTTAAAAAGTAG
- a CDS encoding GNAT family N-acetyltransferase: MNEEVQLEINDRKGFFHIDVNGKTESKMTFVFAGPDKIIIDHTEVNEGNNGKGYGKKMVAKAVEFAREKNIKIIPLCPFAKKVFDKTPEFRDVL; this comes from the coding sequence ATGAACGAAGAAGTACAATTAGAAATAAACGACAGAAAAGGTTTTTTTCATATAGACGTCAACGGTAAAACAGAGTCCAAAATGACTTTTGTATTTGCCGGACCCGACAAAATAATCATAGACCACACCGAAGTAAACGAAGGGAACAACGGAAAAGGTTATGGTAAAAAAATGGTAGCCAAAGCAGTAGAATTTGCCAGAGAAAAAAATATCAAGATTATTCCGCTTTGTCCATTTGCCAAAAAAGTTTTTGACAAAACTCCAGAATTCAGAGACGTTTTATAA
- a CDS encoding pyridoxal phosphate-dependent aminotransferase, translating into MSNPLSDRINNLATSQTLAMAALARELKAQGKDIISLSLGEPDFNTPDFIKEAAKKAIDDNYSTYSPVDGYGDLKEAICRKFKRDNGLDYKPSQIVVSTGAKQSLYNIAQVMLNDGDEVILPAPYWVSYFEIVKLSGGVPVEVPTSVETDFKITPEQLEAAITPKTKMMWFSSPCNPSGSVYNREELTALAKVLEKYPNIYVVADEIYEHINFSGTFCSIGSIPGMLEKTITVNGVAKAFAMTGYRIGYIGAPEFIAKACTKIQGQVTSGANSIAQRATITAVDADPSVLNHMVQAFHSRRDLVVGLLKEIPGIKINSPEGAFYVFPDVSSFFGKTLKGTLIKDANDFSMYLLAEACVATVTGDAFGNPNCIRFSYATSEELLKEALRRIKEAVSFSEVTA; encoded by the coding sequence ATGAGCAATCCACTTTCAGACAGAATTAACAATTTGGCCACCTCACAAACATTGGCGATGGCGGCATTGGCAAGAGAATTAAAAGCACAAGGAAAAGACATCATCAGTTTAAGTTTGGGAGAACCAGATTTCAACACTCCTGATTTCATTAAAGAAGCTGCAAAAAAAGCTATTGATGACAATTATAGCACCTATTCTCCAGTTGATGGTTATGGCGACTTAAAAGAAGCTATTTGCAGAAAATTCAAAAGAGACAACGGATTGGATTACAAACCATCTCAAATTGTAGTTTCAACAGGAGCAAAACAATCTTTATACAATATTGCACAAGTAATGCTTAATGATGGTGACGAGGTAATCTTACCAGCACCATATTGGGTTTCCTATTTCGAAATCGTAAAATTATCTGGAGGAGTTCCTGTAGAAGTTCCAACTTCTGTAGAAACAGATTTCAAAATCACACCAGAACAATTGGAAGCAGCTATCACACCAAAAACAAAAATGATGTGGTTCTCTTCTCCATGTAACCCTTCGGGATCTGTTTACAACAGAGAAGAATTAACTGCTCTTGCTAAAGTATTAGAAAAATATCCAAACATTTATGTAGTTGCAGATGAAATCTATGAGCACATCAATTTCTCTGGAACTTTCTGCAGTATTGGTTCTATTCCAGGAATGTTGGAAAAAACTATTACTGTAAACGGAGTTGCCAAAGCTTTTGCAATGACAGGATACAGAATCGGTTACATTGGAGCACCAGAATTTATTGCTAAAGCGTGTACTAAAATTCAAGGCCAGGTAACATCTGGAGCAAATTCTATCGCACAACGCGCTACAATCACAGCTGTAGATGCAGACCCAAGCGTATTGAACCACATGGTTCAGGCTTTCCACAGCCGTAGAGATTTAGTTGTAGGATTATTAAAAGAAATCCCTGGAATCAAAATAAACAGTCCTGAAGGAGCTTTTTACGTATTCCCAGATGTTTCTTCTTTCTTCGGAAAAACATTAAAAGGAACATTAATCAAAGATGCTAATGATTTCTCCATGTATCTTTTGGCCGAAGCTTGTGTAGCAACTGTAACGGGAGATGCTTTTGGAAACCCAAATTGTATCCGTTTCTCTTACGCAACAAGCGAAGAATTACTAAAAGAAGCTTTGCGCAGAATCAAAGAAGCTGTATCTTTTTCCGAAGTAACAGCTTAA
- a CDS encoding AraC family transcriptional regulator, producing MSKYPIYSIQRFNCNDFGSDFYINTFKNHLVNHGFVEEPHRHNSYVLVLFTNGSGTHDIDFDSFRIQPGSVFFMQPGQIHHWDLSDDIDGFVVFYSQEMYNLYFRQKTIDGFSFYSSLGNSPEIVFDSKELKTIEPYFFNILEEYQGNKLMKQDKILNLLDCIHIEIARKYEENNVLKAHSYNVKIKEFNALLELHFWTEKTAAFYASQLHITLKHLNRICSEILKKTTTQVIAGRVILEAKRMLMDKKRTVNEIATMLGFDDYSYFVRLFKKHTAMTPTAFRFSKR from the coding sequence ATGAGTAAATATCCGATTTATTCCATTCAGCGATTTAATTGTAATGATTTCGGAAGTGATTTTTATATCAATACTTTTAAAAATCACTTGGTTAATCACGGTTTTGTCGAAGAGCCACATAGACATAATTCGTATGTGTTGGTTCTTTTTACCAATGGATCAGGTACACATGATATTGATTTTGATAGCTTCAGGATTCAGCCCGGTAGTGTGTTCTTTATGCAACCGGGACAAATTCATCATTGGGATTTGTCTGATGATATTGATGGGTTTGTTGTTTTTTATTCTCAAGAAATGTATAATCTTTATTTTAGGCAAAAGACAATTGATGGTTTTTCTTTTTATTCTTCGTTGGGGAATTCGCCCGAAATTGTTTTTGATTCTAAAGAATTAAAGACGATTGAACCTTATTTTTTCAACATACTTGAAGAATATCAAGGAAACAAATTGATGAAACAAGACAAAATTCTGAATTTATTGGATTGTATTCATATCGAAATTGCGAGAAAATATGAAGAAAATAATGTTTTAAAAGCACATTCTTATAATGTAAAAATAAAAGAGTTTAATGCGCTTTTGGAACTGCATTTTTGGACAGAAAAAACAGCCGCGTTTTATGCTTCACAACTCCATATTACGCTAAAACATTTGAATAGAATCTGCAGTGAAATCTTAAAAAAGACCACAACACAGGTTATTGCTGGAAGGGTTATTCTAGAGGCCAAAAGAATGTTGATGGATAAAAAAAGAACAGTCAACGAAATTGCAACAATGCTGGGTTTTGATGATTATTCTTATTTCGTGCGATTGTTTAAAAAGCATACAGCAATGACGCCGACCGCTTTTCGGTTTTCAAAGCGGTAA
- a CDS encoding pirin family protein, with translation MTTTVLHKADTRGHADHGWLNAYHSFSFASWYNPDRVQFGALRVLNDDTIAAGMGFGTHPHDNMEIITIPLEGDLAHKDSMGNAATIKTGDVQVMSAGTGIQHSEFNPNADQQTKLFQIWLFPRTRNVEPRYQQITLDTAEQKNNFAQILSPNPDDAGVWIHQDAWFHLADFEAGFSKQYELKKEGNGIYVFVISGTITADNQELQTRDGLGITDFKTLDIKATTDAKFLLMEIPMRY, from the coding sequence ATGACAACTACAGTTTTACACAAAGCAGATACAAGAGGACATGCCGATCACGGATGGTTAAACGCATATCACAGTTTTAGTTTCGCCAGTTGGTACAATCCGGATAGAGTTCAATTTGGAGCTTTACGCGTTTTGAACGATGACACAATTGCGGCCGGTATGGGTTTTGGAACACATCCACACGATAACATGGAAATTATTACCATTCCACTTGAAGGTGATTTGGCACACAAAGACAGCATGGGAAATGCCGCAACCATAAAAACGGGAGATGTCCAAGTGATGAGTGCCGGTACCGGAATCCAACACAGTGAATTCAACCCAAATGCGGATCAGCAAACAAAACTTTTTCAGATTTGGTTATTTCCAAGAACTCGAAATGTTGAGCCACGTTACCAACAAATCACATTAGACACTGCGGAACAGAAAAATAATTTTGCTCAAATATTATCTCCAAATCCTGATGATGCCGGCGTTTGGATTCACCAAGATGCTTGGTTTCATTTAGCCGATTTTGAGGCTGGTTTTTCTAAACAATATGAATTAAAAAAAGAAGGGAACGGTATTTATGTTTTTGTGATTTCAGGAACAATAACTGCTGACAATCAGGAATTACAAACCCGTGATGGTCTGGGAATCACTGATTTTAAAACTTTGGATATTAAAGCAACAACTGATGCCAAATTTCTTTTAATGGAAATTCCAATGAGATATTAA